A genomic window from Algoriphagus sp. Y33 includes:
- a CDS encoding DUF2726 domain-containing protein — MEREEALKIIQEKNWNRLIETLRDNVIFENLISDPIFASLFHDNFIKELLSEQILDKDDELIYLNSVFNFHKSNSYSFQLKDEDLENLLIRLFDITGNIEFAKQKREHPKFKQALADHKEKQIGENREIAILENLLIEEIDAIKRNKTDSIFKSPQEKEFFLAASKVFSDCIILPNVSLSMVLSSNLLDTLGNHEKWFFLSSSIDIVIVDSYTHKPTHFFELDSGYHDTPKQIEKDNLKNKLISESGHKLYRIRKKKHKDQTQRFIEWLTQIKNQN, encoded by the coding sequence ATGGAACGTGAAGAAGCATTAAAAATTATTCAAGAAAAAAATTGGAATCGCTTAATTGAAACTTTAAGAGATAATGTTATATTTGAAAACCTGATTAGTGACCCAATATTTGCCAGTTTATTTCATGATAATTTCATAAAGGAGCTCTTATCTGAACAAATTCTCGATAAAGATGATGAACTCATTTATTTGAATTCTGTTTTTAATTTTCATAAATCCAATAGTTATTCATTTCAACTGAAAGATGAAGACTTAGAAAATCTACTTATTCGATTATTTGATATTACAGGGAATATAGAATTCGCCAAGCAGAAACGTGAACACCCGAAATTTAAGCAAGCGTTGGCTGACCATAAAGAAAAACAGATTGGTGAAAATCGGGAAATCGCTATTTTAGAAAATTTATTGATTGAAGAAATAGATGCAATTAAACGAAATAAAACAGATTCGATATTCAAATCACCTCAAGAGAAAGAATTTTTTTTAGCTGCATCCAAAGTTTTTTCAGATTGTATAATCCTCCCAAATGTATCACTCTCAATGGTATTATCTTCTAATTTATTAGACACTTTAGGTAATCATGAAAAGTGGTTTTTTCTATCATCATCAATAGACATAGTGATTGTAGACTCCTACACACACAAACCAACTCATTTTTTTGAACTTGACAGTGGCTATCATGATACCCCCAAGCAAATTGAAAAGGATAATTTAAAAAATAAGTTGATTTCGGAGTCAGGACATAAACTCTACAGAATTAGAAAGAAAAAACACAAAGATCAAACACAGAGATTTATCGAATGGCTTACTCAGATTAAAAACCAAAACTAA